Genomic DNA from Ictidomys tridecemlineatus isolate mIctTri1 chromosome 6, mIctTri1.hap1, whole genome shotgun sequence:
GGCAACAGCCTGGCCCACGTGGAGCACCTGCTGAGGAGCCTGGCCAGCTTTGAAGAGAAGTCAAGCGTGAGAACCAGGCCTGGGCGTGGGGTGGGGAGGTGCCCGGGCTGCAGGAGGTCAGGGCCTGGGCTGTGCTGCCATCCGGGGCACCACGGCAGGGGCACGGGGACCCCATGCTGCTCACCTGCGCGTCAGGGACCCCGACACACGTCCCTCTGAATCCATTCTCAGAACCCTGTGCCTCCTCTGGGCCAGGTCTCTGATGCCTGTCCCCCGGAGCCCAGCCTAGCTTGGGGCGTGAGGTGGCCTTCAGGCACCTGTAGATGCCCCTCCCACAGCCGCACCAGCTCTGAGGGTCAGGTGTTGACTGGGTGGCTGTGTCCTGCAGGTGGCCGTGGAGCGGGCCCGAGCCCTGGCCCAGCAGGGCCAGCAGCTCATCGAGAACAAGCACTATGCCGTGGACTCCATCCACCCCAAGTGCGAGGAGCTCCAGCACCTGTGCCACCAGTTTGCCACGGAGATCGGCAGCAGACGGGCGCTTCTCAGCAAGTCCCAAGAGCTGCACCGCCTGCTGGAGACGGTAGGGGTCAAGCCACACGCCCCGGACCACTGACCCCTGGGCTGGCTGCTCAGGCACCGGCTGCAGAGTCCCCTCGCCCTTCCTCTCTGTGTTCCTCCTCCTTGTCCACCTAGAGGTCAGGTCCACGCAGAGTTCTGTTCCCACAGTTCTCTTGCCACAGCAATGATTGACTTAGAAGGACCAGAAACTTGGTAACCTGGTCAGTTCCACCAGCCACCTTCCTCCCTGAGGGAGTCCAGTCCTGGGAACCCACCGGGCTCTGCAGAACATGCTACCCCTGCAGTGGCCCTTGGTACTTAGTGGTAGAAGGATCAGGGGTCCGTGCCTGGACCTTCCTGCAGGTGTCTCTCTCAATGGACAGAGGCGAGGGGGGGGCGGACGTGGTGGGTGGGAACAGTGCGCCTCTGACCGCAGTGTTCTGCTTGCAGTCCATGAAGTGGTGCGACGAGGGCATCTACCTGCTGGCCTCCCAGCCCGTGGACAAATGCCAGTCTCAGGACGGCGCCGAGGCTGCCCTTCAGGAGATtgagaagtttttggagactggcgagGAAAATAAGATCCAGGAGCTCAGTAAAATTTACAAGGAATACGAGACCATCCTCAACCCAGACCTGCTGGTAAGGCAGCCTGCCCTGTCCTCGGCGCCCAGGGTGGGGAGTCCTCTGCAGGATGTTTGAAAGAAACGTTGGGTTCACGACCAGCAGATAGGGCGAGGAGGGAAGTGCAGAGGCGGCGGTCACCCCGCTCTGCCTTGCCTTCAGAGCAGAAGTCACCCCCTGCCACCTGCACAGTGGTACCTGCGTCCCACCAGACGCCCCCTGTGCTGGGGGTGCTCTTTATGAAGTAGCCTCCTCTGACCCCAGGCTGCCCGAGGGCCTCCTGACACAGCAGCCCTGTATCTCCCAAGCCCCGCCCTCTGGGCAACAGAGACATGGACACCACCTCCCACAGCTGGCCCTGCCAGCTCCGGAGGAGGTCCCCAGTAGAGCTGGTGCGCGTCCTCAGTGACCAGGACTCCGTGTGGTGTGGCCACGCTGAAGCGCCTTCCCGTCGGACGGGGTGCTTGGGGGCTGCTGCCGACACTGCAGACCCTTAGCAGCTCTCTCCTCCCAGGATCACGTGCAGAAAGTCTTCCAGAAGCAAGAGAGCATGCAGGAGATGTTCCACCGCCGGCAGGCGAGCCTGAAGAAGCTGGCAGCCAAGCAGACCCGGCCCGTGCAGCCCGTGGCCCCCCGGCCGGAGGCACTCACCAAGtcgccctgcccctccccaggtgCAGCCCCCTCGTGGCTCCTCGCTCCCCACCAGTCTGGCTGGGCTCAGGTTTATGGGGACTCGGCCGCACTCTTCCTTTGCTCTGAGACCACAGCAGTGCAGAGTTCTAGGAGAACTCGAGGGTCTCTCCCCAGCCTAGCCGGGTCCAGACTGTGCCAGCCGGAGGGCTCCATGGCCTGCCAACCCCTGCATCCCAATCCCAAGAGAGCCCTTCTCCAGGCCAGGGCGGGCACCACGCCACTGCTCAGGCTCTTTCCCGCCTCTTCCCTGCATCAAAAGCACTTTCCCGGCCCCTCGATGGGCCTTCTCAGAGGATGCCACGAGACAGTGGTCCTGGGAACCCCTGCCCTGGCCTCGGGTGTCTGCAACACCAGTCAGGAGCCCCACCAGGCCTCCAGCGCCAGGCCCACCTCCCTGGTGTGGGCAGAGGGCTGTTCCTGGCCTGTGGAGccctgctgggctggggctccagGGGTCCACGCCCCGAGCTTCCTTCCTCACCCACCCTGCTCCCCCTCGGCTGCAAGCGCCTCTGTCCCTGGGCTGTGGAGGCTGGTCAGCGGGGCCGTCCCTTCCTTCCACCCCAGCCAGTTCATCACTGTGTCCACCCCCTCGTGGCTTCTGTCCTTTCCTTGGGCCTTTTCCTTGTGTCCCCTCCCCAGGGAGAGCTAACgccccttccccacctcctccaaacCAGGCTCCTGGCGGGGATCTGAGAACTCTGGCCCTGAAGGCAGCGCGCTCCGCAGGGGGCCCTACAGGAGGGCCAAGGTGAGGCTGCCCGCACCTGACCTCAGCCCCATCTCCATGCCCAAGGCCATGGCTCCCAGGGAAGGGCCTCCACTCCTCCTGGGCCCGCCCCAGCCCTCCTGGCTAGCCTCCTGTGGGCTCCTTCTCCTCCGACGCCCAGACGGGAGCCGGGCAGGGCCCTGGCTTTGGCCCTGGGTCCTTGAGGTGCTCCCACTGATTCCAACGCCGACTCGCTGTTCTCCTCTCCTCAGAGTGAAATGAGTGAGAATCGGCAGGGCCGGGACAGCTCCACGGGGGACGAGGAGGAGGGCCTGGCCATCCTGCGCAGGTGGGTGGCCGCTCTCCGCCGGCACCCCAGGCCTGGGTGTGGTGAGTGCCGGACGGTGCCGAGCAGAGCGGGAAGGGAGCAGGAGCGTGCAGAGCGGGGCACACTGTGGCTGCGGCTGCACACACAGATCCCGCGTGGCCTTTGGACAGCTCCACTGGCTTCTCCTGACCGGGCCACCTGTCACTTCGGAGGATTTCACCCTCCACTGAGCTGGCCGCCCACCTGCCCCCACAGAGGCTGCAGGCCCCTGGGCTTGTGCGTCACAGGCCAGGCTCTGAGCTCAGACACACCCCACCAGGACCCACCGTCCCTCCACCTGCAGCGAGGCCCAGCGGCCAGGACTTCCTTCACCAGCACCCTTCTGTTCCCACCAGGCTCAGTCCCCTGGCCTGGCGTCCACCTGGCCTCTGAGGAGGTCGTGTGTGGCATGGGGGAGCCTGGGGCGAGCACTGCCCCGGGAGTGTCAGGGATCGGGAGCCGCTGCCTTACACCCTGGATGGCCAGTGTCGGCCAGGTGCTGCCTCCTGGGCCGCCCTGCGGGGGCCACAGAAAGAAGGAAACCGCTGGGGCCCAGTTTTGAGGGAGAGGAGGAGTGGAGCCAGGGAGAGACCGTCCCCGGGCATCCATGACCACTCCACTAGCCACCAGCTAAGGGGAGGCTCACCAGGGCACCAGGCCAGTACGTCCCTGCAGCAGCCACGGCCCCAAGGGCAGCGCAAGCAGGTGGGCATGGCCAGCTAGGGTCCGTGGCTGAGGTTTTGTCATCAGTGACCACACACTGCCAGAGCACGGCGGAGGGCAGCCCGGCCCTGGACATACCTCCTGGAGCCGTTTGTCCCCAGCGACCCAGGTCCCAGGTTCATGGACTGTGGTGCAGTCAAAAAGCACCTCCCTGTCTTGACCACTCAGCTTCAAGGGAGGACGGCTGGGGGGCCAAGCACTCCAGGTGGTGACCAGAGCCAGGCAGCGGAGCTCAGGAGGTTGAGTGGAAGGAAGCCGTGACCCACAGTGCAGGACGGTCAGTCCAGACCTGGTGGGCACATCAGCAGTTAGAAGGAGGCCAACTGACGGTGTGCAGGACAGCCCGCTGCCCAGTGCCCTGGACGTCTGCACTCTCCCTGTTTCCCTGAGCAGCCTGCCAGGGGCCCTTGACCTGGCTCCTTTAGGTCTCCCGGGACCCCAGGGACAAGCAGAGGGCAGGGTGTCCCCAGCACCCACTGCAGAGCCCTCTGAAGGGGTGGAGGACAGAAACGTGGAAGCAGACTAAAGCGGCCCAGCGAGGGACAGACCTGCCGCTGCTCCCTCTGGCAGAGACTAACGGGCAGAGGGGAGAAGGGGCCGTGGGAGAGGCTTCCAGACACAGAAGCACAGGCCGGAGATCAGCGACCCCTGCACCATCCAGGCTGTGGCCATGGGGTGGCCCGGGTCCCTCCCGGCCGCCACATTCACCTGCAGAGCGGGGGCCTTCAGTGCTGCCGGCTGCTCAGCGCGGACCTCACCTAAGTGCAGTCCGGGGCCGTTGACCCTGGTCTCTGTGGACTGCGTGGCGGGCTGGTCATTCGCCCTAACAGGGAGGCTTGGTCCTGAATGCCTTATTTGTAAGCCGTCCCCCTCGGGGGACAGCTGAGGGACAGAGTGAGTCCACAGGGCCACTGCAGGCCTgcctgcaggaggggagctggCTGGGTGACAGAAGGAATGGAGAGCCAGGCCCAGGCCTCAGCGGGCACAGGAGGTGCCCACAGGGGGAGCTGGAGGCCCTGGGAGGTGGGGCCGCCtagtgggggagagggaggggtgtTGATGACAGTGTGCATGAGGACAGGGCTGCTTTTCTGCAGAGGGAACCCCCAGGCCAGGACGTGGGTCAGGGGATTGCTCTTGGAAGGCAGCACCAGAGGTGGCCAGCAAGGGGTGTGAGGCCAGGGCAGCGAGGGGAGCCCTGACAAGTGTCCAGAGGGCTCAGCTCCCCTGCAGCCCCTCCGCTGGGCCAGCCCTTTCGTTGGACTGGTAGCTTATCTACCTACCACCTGACTCGAGACCCAGGACTGCTGCTGCCCGGCCTCACGTGTGTGCTGTCCTCATGCCCCGGCCACAGGCACGTGATGAATGAGCTCCTGGACACCGAGCGGGCCTACGTGGAGGAGCTGCTCTCTGTCCTGGAGGTGAGGCTCCTGCTTCAGGGGGAGGGTCCACTCTCCCCCGGTGGCTTCGCTGGGAAACAATGCAAGTTTGTGTCCATGGAAAAGCACCTGAGATGCCCAAGGCCACGTGGCTCAGAGCACCCCGACTGGACGCACTCCGTGTCCACAGAAGGGAGGACAGAGTGAGAGCGTAGGTCTGCCCAGGACGGAGGCTTCAGCAGCCCAGAGCCATTAATACACCCGGCACACCTGACAGGCTAGTGACAGTGCACGAGGTGGCCCAAGAGTGTGCAGCTCTGCTTATGGGAAGTTCTGGAACCAGGCAGTCTAGGGTGAGAGGTTACTGGGGCACCTGGGGAGGGTCTGCTGGGCCCAGCACTCTAGGAGTGACCGGGAGGTTCCTGGCAGCAGACGCACGGTTAGTCTTGCAGGTGCAGAGAGGTCCACGCCCTTTGTGTGAATTTGAATAAAAAGGCtcaagaggaaggaggaggcccCTATTGGGTGCTGCTGGTGACCCACTCTGTGCCGAAGGCCTTGTTCAGAGGCCCAGCTCAGAGACAGCCATGCGCCCCCAGCTCACCCGTCCACTCCTGCCTGACCTGCATCTCCGGGTCTGGTGCTCCTGCTGAGCTTTGCCCTCTCCCGCAGGGCTACGCGGCTGAGATGGAGAATCCTTTGATGACGCACCTCATTTCGACTGGCCTGCACAACAAGAAGGACGTTCTGTTTGGAAATATGGAGGAGATCTATCACTTTCATAACAGGTGGGGCCTTCCTCTGCCCCCGCACACCCTGTGGCCTCTCCCTTCCCAGGCAGCCGGGACCTGCTAGCCATTGGTCTGTGCTCGATAGGGACAGATCTCTCCAGGGCCTGAGGCACAGAGAGCGCAGAGGCAGTGGCCGCTCAGCGCATCTGAGAGCcctcctgggcctgctctgctgacAAGTGCCCAGGGTGGCCCCGTGTGGCAAAGCCGTCCAGAGAACTGTGGTGCCGGGAGCCAGGAGTGGGCCGGACCCCTCTgtcctcctcctggtccccacCAAAAGGATGTGCATTTGCTGCTTTGGGGCCCTAAAGGTCACACCACATAGCAAGATGCACTTTGTCCTTAAGCCCAGACGTCCCCTCCCTGCTGTCCCCCCGAGAGCACAGGGTGCTGCTGTCCCCGGAGCACAGCTGCCTCTCTGTGGCTTGGGCAGTGCACAGCGGGTACAGCTGGGCTGCTTGCTCGGCTCCTTTCACTGTGGGTTTTGGGAGCTCATGAGAGAGAAGACGAACGAGCCGACTGTCATGCagggcatgcagaaggcccacaGGTGGACAGCACGTCCCTGGGTCCTGGAACCAGGCCCAGCCTGGGTGGACCTGGTCAGAGCAGTACCAAGATACTTGTCCCTCCACTTGCTCCTTCCTCTGTCATCTGTGCCTCCTGCCCACCAGCCACCTGCCAGTGGCCGTGAGGCTCCGTAGCACCCTTGTCCCTGGGCACCGGTCAGAGCTCTAGTGCCGGCATCCAGGGTGGACCCCAgcagctcccctcccccaggggcAAATGCCAGCCAGAAATCTGGAGAGGAAAGCCCACCCTGGAGCCGAGGAGAGGGCCCCTCGGTGTGTCTGCAGGAAGCCCACAGGTTCAGGGGCAGGGGCTTCCAGAGCCCCTAACTGCCCACCTGATTCTTCTAACTtcctgctgcttcctgctgatGGCAAAGCAGCTGTGTCCTCTGCGAGTGCCGCCCCTGACCCGAGGTGAACAGTCTGAGGCTGCGCACAGGAGGAGCCGGGGTCAGGCTGGGCGGCGgggtccccaggcctggtggGCGTTGGCACCACACAGTCCTGGGCCATCCAGAGGACAGCTGCAGGTCTTCTGGAAACGGGCCGCTGGGTGGGTGTGGCTGGGCCCTGGGTGTGGTGCGGAGACTCAGCAggcctcctgggcctccctgTCCAGGGTCTTCCTGCGGGAGCTGGAACGCTGCACGGACTGCCCGGAGCTGGTGGGAAGGTGCTTCCTCGAAAGGGTGCGTACCCACCGCGGCTCCCAGCTGCCGGACACCGGAACCTCGGGCTCCACTGGGGTCCCACCCGCCCCCACGCAGCCACAGAGCACAGGAGCTTCCAGGGTGCTGAGGCGACGTGGACTCCCTGGAGGGGCAAAGGGATAGTTCAAAACCGAGAAAGCCATCCAACATGACGTTGGGCACTGGAACTGCTCCAGTGCCCAGGTCCAGTGCACCTCGTGGAGCTGAGCTTTCCTGCCACGCCTGAGCTGGGGTGCTTCCTGCCCTGGTTGCGGGCCCCACTTGCTGGACAGCACTGGACAAGGCTCTGGAGTTCCCAGCTTTATTGTCCCCTCTTTGATATCGTTGGCATCTGCCTCCTTCCCAGGGCTGTGGGGACAGCTCCACGGGAGGCATTTGTGGGAAGCTTTGGGTCGGGATGGGCCAGGTGCCTCCCAACCCGAGGGTCCCCTCGTGTTGGGCACTGGGAGAGACAGCTTAGCCACCTGGACAGCAGCTCACGGACAGCAGAAAAACTAAACGGTTCAAagagctggaggctgaggctctGTCCTAGGCTGGCACCCAGaggtgggcaggaaggagggaggagccGTCTTGTGGCCGCCCAGCAGGCTATTGACGGTTCCTAGGTGCTGTCTCAGGAGGGGTGGGGAACCCTCCCATAGGCTGTGGTCCCAACTTGCAGCAGCGTCTCCTGAGAGCTGATGAGAAGGGTGGGAGTAGAGCCTCTGGGGAGGGTCCTCCATGTTCCACTAAGCCCACCCAGGACATGGACACTCCTGGAGCTTAGCCACTACTGTTAAGTCAAGCCCTGGAAGTACTCTCTgtggagagagtgtgtgtgtgcgtctgTTCGGAGCCGCTATTCCCGAGGGAGAAGCCAGCTACACTGAGCTAACTGAATAGTGAGACTGGAGCTCGGCGGGAGGCGTCACTGACCTGCCAGCCAACGAGGGGCACAGCCACCGGGGGCCAGGGGGACCTGGGCTCAAAGATTGGGTGGGTACAGGCTGCCCCATGCCCCCAAGCTCTCAGTGCCCCACAATCCTGGGATCCCACGGTCTGCTGACCCTGGGCAGGGGTTCCCTCAGTGGGAGAGGTGCAGGGCAGCTGCCCACCGGAGGCTGCCCAGCCCAGCAGCCGGCCCAGCCCAGCAGTCTGCCTCCAAGCCCACAGTGGTCTTCCAGCTCGGCATCCATCAAGGGGCTTGCCCAGGGACAGATCTAGAAAGCCCAAGgcaggccaggaaggctgagtcAAGAGAGGTGGAGGTGACCGTGGGGAGCCCAACCTGGCCTTCTCTAAAATGAGCCCTGTCAGAGGCAGCACGGCACTGCCCTGCCCACAGAGCTGTCTGCACCCCAAGTCACGGTGCCCCAGACCATCCACACCCCAAGCCCCAGTTCCCCCGATGCTCAGAGACAGGCAGACACCTCCAGGTGACCATCTGACACGTGTGTCCCCTGGCTGCAGATGGAGGACTTCCAGATCTACGAGAAGTACTGTCAGAACAAGCCCCGCTCCGAGAGCCTGTGGAGACAGTGCTCCACCTGTCCCTTCTTCCAGGTGCGTCTCAGGGCCCTTCCGAGGGCCCGTTCCTCTGTGGCTGGCCCCAGGGACTGTGGGCGTGGTCTGACCCTGGCCTCTGTGGTTCCAGGAGTGCCAGAAGAAGCTGGACCACAAGCTGAGCCTGGACTCCTACCTGCTGAAGCCCGTGCAGAGAATAACCAAGTACCAGCTGCTGCTCAAGGTGGGCCTCCCCGGCCGGCCGCCTCCCCCACCTGCggccaggcccaggcctgggcctcttCCCCCGAAACCCTTCCTCCAAGCCAAGAGGTACCTTCTGAGCCACTTGGTTCCCCCTTGCTGTGGCCCTGCTCATCGGCCACTTGTGTGGCCCACTGTGTGCTAGACGTGGTCAGGGCCGGGGACAGAGGTCAACAGCTGGACAGACCCCCCTCCCACGGGTTTCTGCTCATCAGCTGCAGGATGCTGTGCAGACAGGCCCATGAGTCTCCTCAGGGCGGAGCCATGCCCTGCTGATCCTGCTGGCCCCCAGCCCATccaggagtggggagggggtgaGCTGAAGAGCCCTTCTGCGGGTCTGCCCAGCGTCCACTCTGTGTCTTCCTGGGGCTCCTGGCAGGAGAGAGCTGGGGGGGCGGGGCCGCGGGCATGCCCCTGCCTGTGCTCCTGTCTGCGGTCGGCTGGCTGAGGGAGCCGGCAGCCACTGCTGAAGAGTGTGCGAGCATGGTGGCTGGCGGTGTCCCAGCCTGAAGTCACGCCAGGCTGGCTGGGGCCAGTCCAGGGGCCGCATTCTGGGGAGCCAGCTGTCCTGAGGAGCCAGGTGAGCAGGTCCTTCTGTCCCCCGCCGGCCCTCAGGAAATGCTCAAGTACAGCAGGAACTGCGAGGGGGCCGAGGACCTGCAGGAGGCGCTGAGCTCCATCCTGGGCATCCTCAAGGCCGTCAACGACTCCATGCACCTCATCGCCATCACCGGCTATGACGTAAGGACCCAGGCCCGGGCGGGGCTTCCACAGGGCTTCCTGCAGGGATTCCAAGCTCCAAGCTCCCTAAGCTTGGAGGTGACAGGCGTTGCCCAGAACCTGGCAGCAGCCTGGGTCCTGGGTCAGGAGGTCTGGGTGGACCTAAGAGGAGCAGGAGGCCACATGGGGCCCCTCTGCACGTGGGGAGAGGCAGGAACGCTCCTCCCCAGGGCACGGCGTCTCCAGCAGGACAGGGTTCTCGCCTCCTCCCTCCACTCTGCCCTGACAACAGCCGTCCCCGATGAGCAGCTGTGACCACCTGTTTCCTGTGGTGTGGTTTGGGGCAGGCGACTGAGGGCAAGTGGCCATCAGAGGCACACTGCTCTTTGCCCCTCATAGGCCCGTCTCAGGCCGCTGCAGTCTTTGCCCCCTGTCCACTTGGCACTCAATCtcattttttgttaaattaatagATGTGACTTGTTTACGCAGAGATGCCACCCCTCCTCCTGTGACTGACGTCTTGTGGTAGTGGCACACCTGCCAGTGTTGACGTGTCACTGTCATGTGAGGCTCAGAGTCGAGGGTGTTCTCCCGGGGCTGAGCATTCCACAGTTGGGATAATGCATAATCTTCTGTGTCCAGTGTTGCAGTGTCACAGTCTGACAGCCCGAGAACCCTCTGTCTGCCTCATGTCCCTCCTCCTCCCAGTCCCCAGCAGTCACTCACCTTTCATTGTCCCCATGGTTTTGGCTCCTGAGAGTGCCCTGAGCTGGGAACCCCATAGCAAGTGGCCTCTCGGGGCTGCTTGGCTCAGCGGCGTGTGCGGAAGCTGCCCAGCCTCCACCTCGGCCCCTGACGCCCTGGGCTCTGTCCTGTGGCAGGGGAACCTCAGTGACCTGGGGAAGCTACTGATGCAGGGCTCCTTCAGTGTGTGGACAGACCACAAGAAGGGCCACACCAAGGTGAAGGAGCTGGCCAGGTTCAAGCCCATGCAGCGGCACCTGTTCCTGCACGAGAAGGCCGTGCTCTTCTGCAAGAAGCGGGAGGAGAACGGGGAGGGCTATGAGAAGGCCCCCTCCTACAGCTACAAGCAGTCCTTGAATGTGagtgagactgcagtgcagaccTGCGGTCCCAGGGAGGGACGCCTGTGGCCGGGTTGGTGTTTAACAAAGCCTGGGTCTGACCCCGAGGGCACTGGTGCCCAGCACCAGGTGAGGACCCGAGGACCGAGGGGCGTTGTCTTTAGGTTGAGAGTTGGGGTTCCCGCCACCTTGCCCCCCATGTCTTCAAGCCGGTGGACATTGACACCGGTCTCTGATTCTGCACTCACCAGATGACTGCCGTGGGCATCACAGAGAATGTGAAGGGTGACGCCAAGAAGTTTGAGATCTGGTACAACGCGAGAGAGGAGGTCTACATCGTCCAGGTAGGGCACTCACCTGTCCACAGGCCAGCTGCAGGGGAGCCCTCCTCCTCAGGACGGCCGGTCAAAGCCCTCTCGATAGGCCTTGTGTCTTCTGCCCTGGGTGACGGACctgagcaggatccagggtgGACTCGGGAGAGACCAGGGTGCTGGAAGCGACTCCCGAGACGCTCCCGCTCCTGCACCCTGGGCTGCGCAGGAGAGGGCTTCGTCTCAGGGCCTGGTTCCCTGGTGGAGAAGTGGTGGCACTGTCCTCGCTGAGCGGATGGGGAGCCGGAGCTGAAATGTAGACTCGGGACAGAGCCTTGGCTTGAGGCCCTAGTTGACCCAAGTGCCCTGTGAGGGGCTGACCACATGTGGGGCGGGGCCCGGCCACTTGCTCTTCAGGATTCTAACACAAAGGATGACACGGCCCTGCAAGGGTGCATGGGCAGGCAGCACTGAAGCCCAGGATGCCCTCCAGCCCTGCCACCAACGCCCCGCAGAGCCGAGGCAAGCAGGGGCCCTGCTCAGACCCCACACGGCCCCCCAAGGAGCAGCCCATCTGGAAGCACTCGGCGGGGAGCCCAGGGGCCCAGGGCCTCTTGCTGTCCTGAGCCTGCACAGCAGCCCTGTGACGGCTCCAACCCGGGCCCCCCACCTGGCCGTTTGTCATCCACCTGTGGGCTTCAGACCAGCCACTGATCTTGTCACCTGAAGAGGGTCAAGGCCGCTTCCCAGAGACCCTTAAGCATAGGTTTGCTGGGAGACCCCACGGTGGTCTCCAGAGCTCCAGCCTCCTGACAGGTGACTGTGGGCACGGCTGCAAGGCCCTTTCCTCTCCAAGGCAAGCGTCCCACGAATGGGTCCCCATCTGTCCCTCTGACTCATGGCAGTGATCTGACTGGATTCCCAGGAGAGTCTTTGGAAGTGTCAAGAGTGCATGTCACTGGGGACCCGGGACTTACTCCTGCATTTCTTTGGGGGAACAGGCACCAACTCCTGAAATTAAAGCCGCGTGGGTGAATGAGATTCGGAAGGTGCTGACCAGCCAGCTGCAGGCGTGTCGAGGTGAGGGCCCGGCCACCACTTCCTGTCCCCTCAGGCGTCCACAGCTCCCACAGGCTGCCTGAGCCCGTCCACAGCCCCCACAGGCTGCCTGAGCGCGGAGCACGCTGACACAGCCTGTGGCCTTCCTTCCCCTGCAGAGGCCAGCCAGCACAGGACCCTGGAGCAGTCCCACAGCCTGCCCCTGCCCGCGCCGTCCAGCACCAGGTGAGGCCCACACAAGGCTGGGAGCCTGGCACAGCTGGCAAGGGCCCTGGAGCTCACTCACAACTATCACCGGGGCCTCCTGGTCCTGGGGCCACGTTTGCCCCAGGTCCCTCTAGTGTCATTGTCTGGGAATTACATGCTGGTGGGTTCCCCGAGGGTCAGCCCCAGAGACGCCCTCTGCCCTGTCCCTGCCATCCCATCCCCGGCCTCCTGACTGTCCTCCCTGTGGTCTGTTTCCCACGACGGTGGGGACATCGCCGCGCACTGCTTTGTCCTCTCTCTGTCctcatttttcctttgttattttattcGTTCActttattcttcctctttcttacAAAGTCACCTGGTATCACTCATGGAATCAGTGGAGCCCAAATAAAtgagccctaaacagagactttGGAGAGACCCCCCCAGCGACTCCCCCTGGTGGGGAGGAGGGTGCTTCCTGCTCTCACCTGCTCCCTGGCTGGACAGCCACTGGGCCACACTGGCTGGACAGCCACTGGGCCACACTGGCTGTCCAGTGCTGCTCCCTGCTCTGAGGCAGCATGGGGGCTGCCTGGGGGTGGGTTGGGAGCCGAGAGCGCCCAGA
This window encodes:
- the Mcf2l gene encoding guanine nucleotide exchange factor DBS isoform X2, whose protein sequence is MRFWLRNEEMALEEMVQRLNAVSRHTDEIMHQDIVPLCAADIQEQLKRRFAYLSGGRGQDGSPVITFPDYPAFSEIPDKEFQSVMTYLTSIPSLQDAGIGFILVIDRRQDKWTSVKASVLRIAASFPANLQLVLVLRPTGFFQRTLSEIAFKFNRDDFKMKVPVIMLSSVPELHGYIDKSQLTEDLGGTLDYCHSRWLCHRTAIESFALMVKQTAQMLQSFGTELAETELPNDVQSTSSVLSTHTEKKDKAKEDLQLAQKEGQRLLESLREPLAESTAHSVNQDQLDSQATVQRLLAQLNETEAAFHEFWAKHQQKLEQCLQLRHFEQGFREVKATLDTASQKIATFTDIGNSLAHVEHLLRSLASFEEKSSVAVERARALAQQGQQLIENKHYAVDSIHPKCEELQHLCHQFATEIGSRRALLSKSQELHRLLETSMKWCDEGIYLLASQPVDKCQSQDGAEAALQEIEKFLETGEENKIQELSKIYKEYETILNPDLLDHVQKVFQKQESMQEMFHRRQASLKKLAAKQTRPVQPVAPRPEALTKSPCPSPGSWRGSENSGPEGSALRRGPYRRAKSEMSENRQGRDSSTGDEEEGLAILRRHVMNELLDTERAYVEELLSVLEGYAAEMENPLMTHLISTGLHNKKDVLFGNMEEIYHFHNRVFLRELERCTDCPELVGRCFLERMEDFQIYEKYCQNKPRSESLWRQCSTCPFFQECQKKLDHKLSLDSYLLKPVQRITKYQLLLKEMLKYSRNCEGAEDLQEALSSILGILKAVNDSMHLIAITGYDGNLSDLGKLLMQGSFSVWTDHKKGHTKVKELARFKPMQRHLFLHEKAVLFCKKREENGEGYEKAPSYSYKQSLNMTAVGITENVKGDAKKFEIWYNAREEVYIVQAPTPEIKAAWVNEIRKVLTSQLQACREASQHRTLEQSHSLPLPAPSSTSPSGGNSRHVKKLEERKTDPLSLEGYVSSSLPKPPEKGKDDAVSSSTSESSALSRKRFTLQGFANLKASPTSPDRKAKRHAVKSDPTPFGLRGSMAQLLDTGRAGGWSKTSHSLEVPEDEGGWSSAEEPINSSDAEEDGGVGPKKLVPGKYTVVLDDEKGGPDTLAMRSGDVVEVVEEGAEGLWYVRDLSSGQEGWVPAGSLSALLGTSGSAQCLSSSESSPGSAVLSNSSSCSEGCPAPFSDLQG
- the Mcf2l gene encoding guanine nucleotide exchange factor DBS isoform X9, whose product is MRFWLRNEEMALEEMVQRLNAVSRHTDEIMHQDIVPLCAADIQEQLKRRFAYLSGGRGQDGSPVITFPDYPAFSEIPDKEFQSVMTYLTSIPSLQDAGIGFILVIDRRQDKWTSVKASVLRIAASFPANLQLVLVLRPTGFFQRTLSEIAFKFNRDDFKMKVPVIMLSSVPELHGYIDKSQLTEDLGGTLDYCHSRWLCHRTAIESFALMVKQTAQMLQSFGTELAETELPNDVQSTSSVLSTHTEKKDKAKEDLQLAQKEGQRLLESLREPLAESTAHSVNQDQLDSQATVQRLLAQLNETEAAFHEFWAKHQQKLEQCLQLRHFEQGFREVKATLDTASQKIATFTDIGNSLAHVEHLLRSLASFEEKSSVAVERARALAQQGQQLIENKHYAVDSIHPKCEELQHLCHQFATEIGSRRALLSKSQELHRLLETSMKWCDEGIYLLASQPVDKCQSQDGAEAALQEIEKFLETGEENKIQELSKIYKEYETILNPDLLDHVQKVFQKQESMQEMFHRRQASLKKLAAKQTRPVQPVAPRPEALTKSPCPSPGSWRGSENSGPEGSALRRGPYRRAKSEMSENRQGRDSSTGDEEEGLAILRRHVMNELLDTERAYVEELLSVLEGYAAEMENPLMTHLISTGLHNKKDVLFGNMEEIYHFHNRVFLRELERCTDCPELVGRCFLERMEDFQIYEKYCQNKPRSESLWRQCSTCPFFQECQKKLDHKLSLDSYLLKPVQRITKYQLLLKEMLKYSRNCEGAEDLQEALSSILGILKAVNDSMHLIAITGYDGNLSDLGKLLMQGSFSVWTDHKKGHTKVKELARFKPMQRHLFLHEKAVLFCKKREENGEGYEKAPSYSYKQSLNMTAVGITENVKGDAKKFEIWYNAREEVYIVQAPTPEIKAAWVNEIRKVLTSQLQACREASQHRTLEQSHSLPLPAPSSTSPSGGNSRHVKKLEERKTDPLSLEGYVSSSLPKPPEKGKGWSKTSHSLEVPEDEGGWSSAEEPINSSDAEEDGGVGPKKLVPGKYTVVLDDEKGGPDTLAMRSGDVVEVVEEGAEGLWYVRDLSSGQEGWVPAGSLSALLGTSGSAQCLSSSESSPGSAVLSNSSSCSEGCPAPFSDLQG